The following are encoded in a window of Chloroflexia bacterium SDU3-3 genomic DNA:
- a CDS encoding prepilin peptidase: MLVTAVLIAILGLAMGMLLNILVVRIPREKHMGGWPRCTRCGKPLEFWQALPLVGWLAQRGRARCCGKRLHWVHPLVDALSMLSLVVFYLHYDLSARFFFLAFVAAVLLLTAAIDWLHRSIYTLFILVPALLAVVVSAWVPGLGVVNSVVGALFAGFAFVLLFMLARILFPGKAAPFGLGDVYLAIFIGATVGIVNLMPALFYGILAAGIYSAGIILMRRAGRPNMPEYIAYGSFLCLGTLAFLMVQAMI, encoded by the coding sequence ATGCTTGTCACCGCTGTACTGATCGCTATCCTCGGGCTTGCCATGGGCATGCTGCTGAACATCCTAGTGGTGCGCATCCCACGCGAGAAGCACATGGGCGGGTGGCCGCGCTGCACGCGTTGCGGCAAGCCGCTGGAGTTCTGGCAGGCGCTGCCGCTGGTGGGCTGGCTGGCGCAGCGCGGCAGGGCGCGCTGCTGCGGCAAGCGGCTGCACTGGGTGCACCCGCTGGTCGACGCGCTCTCGATGCTGTCGCTGGTGGTCTTCTACCTACACTACGATCTCAGTGCCCGCTTCTTCTTCCTGGCCTTTGTCGCCGCCGTGCTGCTGCTGACCGCCGCCATCGACTGGCTGCACCGCTCGATCTACACGCTATTCATCCTGGTGCCCGCGCTGCTGGCGGTGGTGGTGTCGGCGTGGGTGCCCGGGCTGGGGGTGGTGAACTCGGTGGTGGGCGCGCTGTTCGCGGGCTTCGCCTTCGTGCTGCTGTTCATGCTGGCGCGCATTCTGTTCCCCGGCAAGGCCGCGCCCTTTGGGCTGGGCGACGTGTATCTGGCGATCTTTATCGGCGCGACGGTGGGGATCGTGAACCTGATGCCCGCGCTGTTCTACGGCATCCTGGCGGCGGGCATCTACTCGGCGGGCATCATCCTGATGCGGCGGGCAGGCCGGCCCAACATGCCCGAGTACATCGCCTACGGCTCGTTCCTCTGCCTCGGCACCCTGGCGTTCCTCATGGTGCAGGCGATGATCTAG
- the aroE gene encoding shikimate dehydrogenase: MPTKTAALLGFPLGHSLSPKLHAAAFAHAAIDGQYVLWETPAEQLAERVAALRDEAMYGANVTLPHKLAVLPLLDAIHPDAEQVGAVNTIVRGPGGALTGYNTDVPAFLAALREDAGFDPTGRRAVVLGASGAARAALAALLGAHAASVAVVNRTLEKAEDVLGDALNAADYDPALYAITYGDPALPELLAEAELVVNATSLGWQADETPLDAALIPASALVYDMVYRQTRLLREAAARGARTQDGLTMLVRQAALAFTLWTNVEVAPEVMLRAVS; encoded by the coding sequence ATGCCGACCAAAACCGCCGCCCTGCTGGGCTTCCCGCTGGGCCACAGCCTCTCGCCCAAGCTGCACGCCGCCGCCTTCGCCCACGCCGCCATCGATGGCCAGTATGTGCTGTGGGAGACCCCCGCCGAGCAGCTGGCCGAGCGCGTGGCCGCGCTGCGCGATGAGGCCATGTACGGCGCAAACGTGACGCTGCCGCACAAGCTGGCCGTGCTACCGCTGCTGGATGCCATCCACCCCGACGCCGAGCAGGTGGGCGCGGTCAACACGATCGTGCGCGGCCCGGGCGGCGCGCTCACAGGGTACAACACCGATGTGCCCGCCTTCCTGGCCGCGCTACGCGAGGACGCTGGCTTCGACCCCACGGGGCGGCGCGCGGTGGTGCTGGGCGCCAGCGGCGCGGCCCGCGCTGCCCTGGCCGCGCTGCTGGGCGCGCACGCCGCCAGCGTGGCTGTGGTCAACCGCACGCTGGAGAAGGCCGAGGATGTGCTGGGCGACGCGCTTAACGCCGCCGACTACGACCCCGCGCTCTACGCCATCACCTACGGCGACCCCGCCCTGCCCGAGCTGCTGGCCGAGGCCGAGCTGGTGGTGAACGCAACCTCGCTGGGCTGGCAGGCCGACGAGACCCCGCTGGATGCCGCGCTCATCCCCGCATCCGCCCTGGTGTACGACATGGTCTACCGCCAGACCCGGCTGCTGCGCGAGGCGGCGGCTAGGGGGGCGCGCACCCAAGATGGACTGACCATGCTGGTGCGCCAGGCCGCCCTGGCCTTCACACTCTGGACCAACGTCGAGGTTGCGCCCGAGGTGATGCTGCGCGCCGTGAGCTAA
- the mltG gene encoding endolytic transglycosylase MltG: protein MTQPLSKTLRAIFLGVALVSVMISAASYILLAELRRTSDASSAPVVFVVEPGDSTNTIATKLADAKLIRVPLLFTALVRMQELDGQLKAGTYNLNHAMTMSNIISALQLSQGVEEVQLTIIEGMRREQIAEAVGGAGFANIDTQAFLSATADGASFKDRHFLLRDLPSGASLEGYLFPDTYRFSKTATVDQVINTMLDNFDQKYASFETSVQVQSSVHQIVTMASIVQREAARTDEMPKIASVFWNRLKPENVGETGGGKLQADPTLQYALGKEGDWWPNLSNLSLSEINGNTSPYNTRVQTGLPPGPISSPGLAALEAAAKPDTSAPYLYFVASCTDKGAHSFTASFEEFQKLEQEYLACQPQE, encoded by the coding sequence ATGACACAACCTCTCTCGAAGACATTGCGCGCCATCTTCCTTGGCGTCGCCCTCGTATCAGTGATGATCAGCGCCGCCAGCTACATCCTGCTGGCCGAGCTGCGCCGCACATCCGACGCCTCAAGCGCCCCGGTGGTGTTTGTGGTCGAGCCGGGCGACTCGACCAACACCATCGCCACCAAGCTGGCCGACGCCAAGCTCATCCGCGTGCCGCTGTTGTTCACCGCCCTGGTGCGCATGCAGGAGCTGGATGGCCAGCTGAAGGCCGGAACCTACAACCTGAACCACGCCATGACGATGAGCAACATCATCTCGGCGCTGCAGCTGAGCCAGGGCGTGGAAGAGGTGCAGCTGACGATTATCGAGGGCATGCGCCGCGAGCAGATCGCCGAGGCGGTGGGCGGCGCGGGCTTCGCCAACATCGACACGCAGGCCTTCCTGTCGGCCACCGCCGACGGCGCGAGCTTCAAGGATCGCCACTTCCTGCTGCGCGACCTGCCCAGCGGCGCGAGCCTAGAGGGCTACCTGTTCCCCGACACCTACCGCTTCAGCAAGACCGCCACGGTCGATCAGGTGATCAACACCATGCTGGACAACTTCGACCAAAAGTACGCCAGCTTCGAGACCTCGGTGCAGGTGCAGAGCAGTGTCCACCAGATCGTCACCATGGCCTCGATCGTGCAGCGCGAGGCCGCCCGCACCGACGAGATGCCCAAGATCGCCTCGGTGTTCTGGAACCGCCTGAAGCCCGAGAACGTGGGCGAGACCGGCGGCGGCAAGCTGCAGGCCGACCCGACGCTGCAGTACGCGCTGGGCAAAGAGGGCGACTGGTGGCCCAACCTCAGCAACCTCTCGCTGAGCGAGATCAACGGCAACACCAGCCCCTACAACACCCGCGTGCAGACCGGGCTGCCCCCCGGGCCGATCAGCTCGCCCGGCCTCGCCGCGCTTGAGGCGGCGGCCAAGCCCGATACCAGCGCGCCGTACCTGTACTTCGTGGCCTCGTGCACCGACAAGGGCGCGCACAGCTTCACCGCATCGTTCGAAGAGTTCCAGAAGCTTGAGCAGGAATACCTGGCCTGCCAGCCCCAGGAGTAG
- a CDS encoding SH3 domain-containing protein produces the protein MRSHPACAANSIPIETMSEQEQPVEQASSTNSSGEPTQIGQFPQPGGRPTRQLDSTQQQPAQPAQQRQNAALRERIATLVAALGDPEHPLHQQAVQDLVAIGDPAVPALNEALNPRRPWLTAFRAAEALGQIGDGRATSALIEALRHPNSNVRWGAVRALAVIGDARAMLDLRRVARDDRAKTTWGESIGGAAASALDQMRSQNVLFRSAELMKTALACVLMLLALVAAVSVITTLRTELSRIGHDAVDTNALFAPTTPTPNTSGTPEATPEATAQAEATAQAGAAALPTTAPNASDVVTGTVLMAANVRSEPNSQSGNANKIGSLNPGDDIVFLASTSDSKWYRIQLGQRYKASSRIDSTDGTGWVIATLLSKPTGSLPIEQAGAPTATPADVQRLTEAETPLPTLQP, from the coding sequence ATGCGCAGCCACCCAGCCTGCGCGGCCAATTCGATACCGATAGAGACTATGAGCGAACAGGAACAACCGGTCGAGCAGGCATCCAGCACGAACAGCAGCGGCGAGCCGACCCAGATCGGGCAGTTCCCCCAGCCAGGGGGCAGGCCCACCCGCCAGCTAGACAGCACGCAGCAGCAGCCCGCCCAGCCCGCGCAGCAGCGGCAGAACGCCGCCCTGCGCGAGCGGATCGCCACCCTGGTGGCGGCCCTGGGCGACCCCGAGCACCCCCTGCACCAGCAGGCCGTGCAAGATCTGGTGGCTATCGGCGACCCCGCCGTGCCCGCGCTGAACGAGGCGCTCAACCCGCGCAGGCCGTGGCTCACCGCCTTCCGCGCCGCCGAGGCCCTGGGCCAGATCGGCGACGGGCGGGCCACCAGCGCCCTGATCGAGGCGCTGCGCCACCCCAACAGCAACGTGCGCTGGGGCGCGGTGCGCGCGCTGGCCGTGATCGGCGACGCCCGCGCCATGCTCGATCTGCGGCGCGTGGCCCGCGACGACCGCGCCAAGACCACCTGGGGCGAGTCGATCGGCGGCGCCGCCGCCAGCGCGCTCGACCAGATGCGCTCGCAGAACGTGCTGTTCCGCAGCGCCGAGCTGATGAAGACCGCGCTGGCCTGCGTGCTGATGCTGCTGGCCCTGGTGGCCGCGGTGAGCGTGATCACCACGCTGCGCACCGAGCTGTCGCGGATCGGCCACGACGCGGTGGACACCAACGCCCTGTTCGCCCCGACCACGCCCACGCCCAACACCTCGGGCACGCCCGAGGCCACGCCCGAGGCCACCGCCCAGGCCGAGGCCACCGCCCAGGCCGGCGCGGCGGCGCTGCCCACCACCGCGCCCAATGCGTCGGATGTGGTCACCGGCACGGTGCTGATGGCCGCCAACGTGCGGTCCGAGCCAAACAGCCAGAGCGGCAACGCCAACAAGATCGGCAGCCTCAACCCTGGCGACGACATCGTCTTTCTGGCATCCACATCCGACAGCAAGTGGTACCGCATCCAGCTGGGCCAGCGCTACAAGGCCAGCTCGCGGATCGACAGCACCGACGGCACCGGCTGGGTGATCGCCACGCTGCTCTCAAAGCCCACCGGCAGCCTGCCGATCGAGCAGGCCGGCGCGCCGACCGCCACGCCCGCCGATGTGCAGCGCCTGACCGAGGCGGAGACGCCGCTGCCTACCCTTCAGCCCTAA